In the genome of bacterium, one region contains:
- a CDS encoding (2Fe-2S) ferredoxin domain-containing protein, whose amino-acid sequence MARIKPEDLERIREQMARTMSLREGEARAMVTVHMGTCGIAAGARKIMSKLMNLLDTMDSPDIILTTSGCAGLCSREPMMTVELKDEAPIQYVDLDEAKTEKIFRKHVLSGEVVGEYALALGSERVG is encoded by the coding sequence GTGGCAAGAATCAAGCCCGAGGATCTGGAGCGAATCAGGGAGCAGATGGCCAGGACGATGAGCCTGCGGGAAGGAGAAGCGCGGGCCATGGTCACCGTCCACATGGGGACCTGCGGGATCGCAGCCGGTGCCAGGAAGATCATGAGCAAGCTGATGAATCTGCTCGACACGATGGATAGCCCGGACATCATTCTCACGACCTCGGGCTGTGCCGGCCTCTGCAGCCGCGAGCCGATGATGACGGTGGAACTCAAGGACGAGGCACCGATCCAGTACGTGGATCTGGACGAAGCCAAGACGGAGAAGATCTTCCGGAAGCACGTTCTGTCGGGTGAAGTCGTCGGGGAATACGCTCTCGCGCTCGGCAGCGAGCGCGTCGGCTAG